A genomic window from Sulfurospirillum diekertiae includes:
- a CDS encoding flagellin N-terminal helical domain-containing protein has protein sequence MGFRINTNVASLTAQTSAAVNNRNLDSSLAKLSSGLRINKAADDASGLAIANSLRAQASSLGQAVSNGNDAIGLIQTADGALSEYSNILDTIKTKSVQAASDGQNSTSRLAIQKDINRLLENLNNIAKTTSFNGQKLLSGTFTNKEFQVGANANETIKTSIASAETSQIGQTSRATLTVAAGENQLTLKSAISGASITLESVNLLSNNDPANGVGALADIINKHSAETGITAKAVVSTTTASAIAAGTTGSDFAINGVNIGAINVSANDSDGALLTAINNKATETGVTATKTADGKITLATGDGRAISVTGDVSGVMGTTADKMSTIGHLEVVQAGSSTFQITGSDLGKAVGADITTTGTTNMVQDSVLAIGSIIATGSTLAAGTKTGVILTATVGMSLVTDSSTADMTLAVGSVLSAGTIINKDTVLASKIAVSGDTTLSSSMFVKAGSTLAANTVFDAGTVLQQDMTVSGTTYKSGMTLTQDLTLSSSIILSKDMTISVEATTPNSTIGAGSSLLAGTVIGADITLSSSSTLATDMTLKAGSTLAAGTQIAAGSVLGQSVVVTAASYTTTQATDLKVGSILGSASTIKEGSSLGGEVTINALTLKDDMLVKAGSLLASGTVLKAGTLITQDLTAAQAGNAGVGIKAGTVLGTDLTTTADIYTLNDMTLLKGSGTAGSIAANSKLAANGGNQNSASLSDTVFSNLSKIDVTTLEGAMKAIDTVSAAMTNLDTIRSDLGSVQNQITSTINNISVTQVNVKSAESGIRDVDFAAESANFSKFNILAQSGSYAMSQANSVQQNVLKLLQ, from the coding sequence ATGGGTTTCCGTATTAACACAAACGTTGCATCACTTACTGCACAAACAAGTGCTGCAGTCAACAACAGAAATTTGGACAGTTCACTTGCCAAATTGTCTTCAGGTCTTCGTATCAATAAAGCAGCAGATGATGCTTCAGGTCTTGCTATTGCAAACTCTCTTCGTGCGCAAGCAAGCTCACTTGGTCAAGCAGTCTCTAATGGTAACGATGCGATTGGTTTGATTCAAACTGCCGATGGTGCGCTTAGCGAGTACTCAAACATTCTTGATACTATCAAGACTAAATCTGTACAAGCAGCATCTGATGGTCAAAACTCTACTTCTCGTCTAGCAATTCAAAAAGACATTAATCGTCTACTTGAAAACTTGAACAATATTGCAAAAACAACATCGTTCAACGGTCAAAAACTCCTTTCTGGTACATTTACTAACAAAGAGTTCCAAGTAGGAGCAAATGCAAACGAGACGATTAAAACCTCTATTGCTTCTGCAGAGACAAGTCAAATTGGTCAAACGAGCCGTGCAACACTTACCGTTGCTGCTGGTGAAAATCAATTAACATTGAAAAGCGCGATTAGTGGTGCCTCTATAACACTTGAATCAGTGAATTTGTTGTCCAATAATGATCCAGCAAATGGCGTTGGTGCTTTAGCTGACATTATTAATAAACACAGTGCTGAGACAGGTATTACAGCAAAAGCAGTTGTTTCAACAACAACAGCATCTGCGATTGCCGCTGGAACAACCGGATCTGACTTTGCTATTAATGGTGTCAATATCGGTGCTATTAATGTATCTGCTAATGACAGTGATGGAGCATTACTTACTGCAATCAATAACAAAGCAACTGAGACAGGTGTTACTGCTACCAAAACTGCTGATGGTAAAATTACATTAGCAACAGGCGATGGTCGTGCGATTAGTGTTACGGGCGATGTTTCTGGTGTTATGGGAACAACAGCTGATAAAATGAGCACTATTGGTCATCTTGAAGTTGTTCAAGCAGGTTCTTCAACCTTCCAAATTACAGGATCTGATCTTGGTAAAGCGGTTGGCGCGGATATCACAACGACTGGTACTACAAATATGGTTCAAGATTCTGTCTTGGCAATTGGCAGTATTATTGCAACAGGTAGTACTCTTGCTGCAGGAACAAAAACAGGTGTAATTCTTACTGCAACGGTAGGTATGAGTTTAGTTACAGACTCATCAACCGCTGATATGACTTTGGCAGTTGGTTCTGTTTTATCGGCTGGTACTATTATCAATAAAGATACTGTTCTTGCTTCAAAAATCGCTGTAAGTGGTGACACTACATTAAGTAGTAGTATGTTTGTCAAAGCTGGTTCAACATTGGCCGCTAATACAGTATTTGATGCGGGTACAGTGCTTCAACAAGATATGACAGTTTCAGGAACTACGTACAAATCTGGTATGACACTTACTCAAGATTTAACATTATCATCTTCTATCATTCTTTCTAAAGATATGACGATCAGTGTGGAAGCAACTACTCCTAACTCAACAATTGGTGCGGGTAGTAGTTTATTGGCTGGAACAGTTATAGGAGCGGATATAACACTATCTTCTAGTTCAACACTTGCAACGGATATGACTCTTAAAGCAGGTAGTACGCTTGCTGCGGGCACTCAAATAGCAGCGGGAAGTGTTCTTGGTCAAAGTGTTGTTGTTACAGCTGCTAGTTATACTACGACACAAGCAACTGATCTTAAAGTGGGCTCGATTCTTGGAAGTGCATCTACAATTAAAGAAGGTTCTTCTTTAGGTGGAGAGGTTACTATAAATGCACTCACACTGAAGGATGATATGCTTGTTAAAGCGGGTTCATTGTTGGCTTCAGGTACAGTGCTAAAAGCAGGTACACTTATTACTCAAGACTTAACAGCTGCTCAAGCAGGTAATGCAGGTGTTGGTATCAAAGCGGGTACAGTTCTTGGAACCGATCTTACAACGACAGCTGACATCTATACATTGAATGATATGACATTACTTAAAGGCTCTGGCACTGCTGGTAGTATTGCTGCAAATTCAAAACTTGCAGCCAATGGTGGAAATCAAAATAGTGCTTCTTTAAGTGATACAGTGTTTAGTAACCTTTCAAAAATTGATGTTACGACGCTTGAAGGTGCTATGAAAGCTATTGATACGGTTAGTGCAGCGATGACAAACCTTGATACGATTCGTTCAGATTTAGGTTCTGTTCAAAATCAAATCACTTCAACCATCAATAACATCTCTGTAACTCAAGTAAACGTTAAGAGTGCTGAGTCTGGTATTCGTGATGTTGACTTTGCTGCAGAATCAGCTAACTTCTCTAAATTTAACATTCTTGCACAGTCAGGAAGTTATGCAATGAGTCAAGCGAACTCTGTACAACAAAACGTACTTAAACTACTTCAGTAG
- the topA gene encoding type I DNA topoisomerase — translation MKNLIIVESPTKAKTIKNFLGKDYTVVASKGHIRDLPKSSFGIKIDNQTFVPEYRIPKDHAAVVKEIKDLAKVADQVYIATDEDREGEAIGFHIATAIGKDPQSLPRIVFHEITKNAITHALENPRVLDASSINAQQARRLLDRIVGYKLSPLLSSKIQKGLSAGRVQSSTLKIVVDREKEIRAFKEEEFWSIDALFNKTIESSLVEFEGEKIEKMTISNTERAHAIKDKLLKETFKVALLEKKERESSPSPAFMTSTLQQSASSALGYSPKKTMMIAQTLYEGVKTHQGAMGVITYMRTDSLNISKEAIEAARDQIKKHYGDAYLPEKPRFYANKSKSAQEAHEAIRPTILEFTPHIAKEFLKPDELKLYTLIYNRFLASQMNNARFESQTLLFESNSGKFKASGRKLLFDGFYKVYGDNDKDKLLPDLALGQEVKLTKIDANQHFTEPPSRYSEASLIKKLESLGIGRPSTYAPTISVLTARDYITIEKKQLIPSEIAFSVTELLEKHFPQIVDSSFTSTMEETLDLIAEDKEDWQTTLWNFYEPFEQQVVAGKTNIESQKVVVFTGEMCPDCGKELVKRKGRFGEFIACSTYPTCKYTQNIKKVSDVAPKEQITLAVPCPECGGSIIERSSRRGKFFGCGNYPKCKFISNHEPTDKKCPECGYIMSKRELRKKEIFECIKCKHKEEA, via the coding sequence GTGAAAAATCTCATTATTGTCGAATCCCCGACTAAAGCAAAAACGATTAAGAATTTTTTAGGTAAAGACTATACAGTTGTCGCTTCTAAAGGACATATCCGCGATCTTCCCAAAAGCAGTTTTGGTATCAAGATCGACAACCAAACCTTTGTTCCAGAGTATCGCATTCCCAAAGATCATGCCGCTGTGGTAAAAGAGATCAAAGATCTTGCCAAAGTAGCTGATCAAGTCTATATCGCGACCGATGAGGACCGTGAAGGTGAAGCCATTGGTTTTCATATTGCCACGGCTATTGGAAAAGACCCGCAATCACTCCCACGTATTGTGTTTCATGAAATTACGAAAAATGCTATTACGCACGCTTTAGAAAATCCTAGAGTCTTGGATGCTAGTAGCATTAATGCACAACAAGCACGTCGTTTGCTTGACCGAATCGTTGGTTACAAGCTCTCGCCTCTACTCTCTTCCAAAATCCAAAAAGGCCTCAGTGCAGGGCGCGTTCAATCCTCCACACTTAAAATTGTAGTTGATCGCGAAAAAGAGATCAGAGCGTTTAAAGAAGAAGAATTTTGGAGCATTGACGCACTGTTTAATAAAACGATTGAATCCTCTTTGGTTGAATTTGAAGGCGAGAAAATCGAAAAAATGACAATTTCCAACACCGAACGTGCCCATGCAATTAAAGATAAACTTTTAAAGGAAACGTTTAAAGTAGCCCTTTTGGAGAAAAAAGAGCGTGAAAGCTCTCCAAGTCCAGCATTTATGACTTCAACACTTCAGCAAAGTGCTTCAAGTGCATTAGGATACTCTCCTAAAAAAACAATGATGATTGCACAAACCCTTTACGAAGGTGTGAAAACGCATCAAGGGGCTATGGGTGTCATTACCTATATGCGAACAGACTCTTTAAACATTTCTAAAGAGGCAATAGAAGCAGCACGTGATCAAATTAAAAAACATTATGGCGATGCTTATCTGCCTGAAAAACCACGTTTTTATGCCAACAAATCTAAAAGTGCTCAAGAAGCGCACGAAGCAATTCGCCCTACCATCTTAGAATTTACACCCCATATTGCTAAAGAGTTCCTCAAACCTGATGAACTGAAGCTCTATACATTGATTTACAACCGCTTTTTAGCGTCTCAAATGAACAATGCGCGTTTTGAATCTCAAACGCTTCTGTTTGAAAGCAACAGCGGTAAGTTTAAAGCAAGCGGTCGCAAACTCCTCTTTGATGGTTTTTATAAAGTCTATGGTGACAATGACAAAGATAAACTCTTACCAGATCTAGCACTTGGTCAAGAGGTAAAACTAACCAAAATTGACGCAAACCAACACTTTACAGAGCCACCATCACGTTATTCTGAGGCAAGTTTGATTAAAAAATTGGAAAGTTTAGGTATTGGTCGTCCATCAACGTATGCACCAACCATTTCGGTATTAACCGCGCGCGATTACATCACGATTGAGAAAAAGCAACTCATCCCAAGTGAAATAGCATTTAGTGTCACTGAACTTTTGGAAAAACACTTCCCTCAAATTGTTGACTCCTCTTTTACTTCTACCATGGAAGAAACGCTAGATTTAATTGCAGAAGACAAAGAAGATTGGCAAACAACCTTATGGAACTTTTATGAACCATTTGAACAACAAGTAGTCGCAGGCAAGACAAATATTGAAAGTCAAAAAGTCGTTGTTTTCACGGGGGAAATGTGTCCAGACTGTGGAAAAGAGCTTGTGAAACGAAAAGGTCGCTTTGGTGAATTTATTGCATGCAGTACCTATCCTACCTGTAAATACACTCAAAATATTAAAAAAGTGAGCGATGTAGCGCCAAAAGAGCAGATCACTTTAGCCGTACCATGTCCTGAATGTGGTGGTTCTATTATAGAGCGCAGCTCACGTAGAGGAAAATTCTTTGGATGTGGGAACTACCCAAAATGTAAATTTATTTCCAACCATGAACCAACCGATAAAAAGTGTCCAGAGTGTGGTTACATTATGTCAAAACGAGAACTTCGTAAAAAAGAGATTTTTGAATGCAT